GTTCGGCATAAGCGAAATAGGCGGCGAGGATCTCGTCGCGATCGTCGAGGAAGAGCTGGTCGGCGATCGCCGAAACCAGCCGTGGCAGCGCATGGTCGAGGCCGGACAGCGCGGCGGCGGACAGCCCCATGCTGACGAGCGCCGAATAGTTGAACGCGAACAGGCCGTGCAGCGCCGCCGCATCGCCGGGCTCACGCGGCAGGAACTGGAAGCCCGGCCCGAGATAGGGATGCGCCTCGATCAGCGGATTGCGCACGCCGTCGTCGGCGACGTGGCGGTCGCCCCAGCGCGCGATGCGGCTTTCGACCAGCGCCAGTTCGGGGCGCAGCGCCGGATCGGTGACGAGCCCGGTCGAGAGGATCAGGAAGTCGTAGGTGAAGCGGCCATTGGGCGTCGTCACCGCCACCGCGCCGTCCGCGGTCTGCTCGACCGCGGTCCACGGGCTGCCGAGGTGGAGGTGAAACCCAGCGAATGTCGCCGCACGCTCGAACATGTCGGTGGTCGGCGGCTGGTTGCGATCGAAGAAGGACGCCATCACCGCATATTTCGCGCCATCGTCGAGCGCGGGGAAACGCCGCGTCATGCCCGCGCGCTCCATGAAGCGGATGGGGTTGATCCGCGGCATGTCCTTGCGGCGCATGAAGACATGGACATGGCCGACGCCCGCCTCGAGCGCGGCGGTGGCATTGTCGAACGCCGAGGCGCCGCCGCCGAGAACCGCGATGCGGCCGCCTGCGAGCCAGCCGAAATCGATCGGCTCGGACGAGTGCGCATAGAGGTCGCGGGGCAGCGCCGCGATCATCGCCGGCGTGTGCCATTGCCCGCCGCCCTGGATGCCGGTGGCGAGCACGACCTTGCGCGCGCGCAGCGTCTCGCCATCGGCGAGCCTGACGAGATGGAGCCCGCCATGCGGCTCGATCAGGCCGACCCGCGCGTCGTTGCGCACCGGCAGCGCCAGCACCCGGCGATACCAGCGCAGATATCCCATCCAGTCGCCGCGCGGGATCTTGTCGAGCGCATCCCAGCCGTCGCGGCCATGCTGCGCTTCGTACCAGGCGCGGAACGACAGCGCGGGCAGGCCCTGCTCGATCGTCGAGAGATGCTTGGGCGTGCGCAAGGTGCGCATCCGCGCATAGGTGTCCCACGGGCCTTCATAGCCCGCCGGGTTCTCGTCGAGGATCAGGATGTTGCCGATCCGCTCGCGCATCAGCCCGAACGCCGCGCCGAGCCCGCTCTGGCCGCCGCCGACGATGATCACGTCATAGACATGGCCATCGGGATGCGACATCGGCGCGAGCCAGTCCGGCTCGCCCCAGTTGAGCTGCGCGAGGTCATGCGCCAGGCGCGCTTCGAGGTCGGCGAGGCTCATGCCGGCGTCTCCAGCCGCAGCCGCACGATCTCACCGATTTCGGCGATCGCGGTTGCGATCTCGGCCTCGCGGTCATTGTCGAGGCGCCGTTGCATCGCGGTCAATATGCCTGCCTTGTTGGTCCGCCGGACGCAGATGATGAAAGGAAAGCCGAACCGCGCGCGATAGGCGGCGTTCAGCGCATGGAAGCGATCATATTCCTCGCGCGTGAGCCGGTCGAGCCCCGCGGACGCCTGCTCGGCGGCGGAGGACTCGGTCAGGCTGCCGTCGATCGCGGCCTTGCCGGCCAGTTCGGGGTGCGCGCGGATCAGCGCGAGCTGCTCGCCGCGCGTCGCTTCCTGCACCACGCTCATCAGCCCGGCATGGAGGTCCGCGAAGGGCAGGCGCGCCGCGGCGCGCTCCACCACCCACGGGCTATGCTCGAACAGTCCGCCATAGCGGTCGACGAAAGCGGTGCCGTCCTGCGTCACGAGGTGCTGCCCTCGAGCGAGACATGCGCGGAGACGACCTTCCAGCCATCGGGAAAGCGCACCCAGGTCTGGCTCTGGCGGCCGCGCCGATCGCTGCCCTCGCGGAAGAACTCGACATTGGCGGTGGCGAGGTCGCTGCCATAGGTGGCGATCGCCAGCCGGCCGAGCCTGCGCTGCGGCGATCCGCCGCGACCCTTGCGGAATGCGCGGATCTCCTCGATCCCGTAGAGCACCTCGCCGACGCCGTAGCGCACGGTGGTGGGGCTGTGGTGGAACAGCGCGTCCATCGCCGGGATATCGTCTTCCATCAGCGCGCGCTCATAGGCCATGAAGGCGGCGGTCACTTCGGCGACGATGGCGGGGTCGTTCAGGGTCATGCGGGGTGGGTCTCCAGCCAGTGGCGGGCGATGTCGATGCGGCGCGCGATCCACGCGTCGCCGCTCGCCAGCACATGATCGAGGAAGCGGGCAACGGCCCGCGCGCGCGCCGGGCGGCCGGCGATGCGGCCATGCAGCCCGATCGACATCATCCGGCCGCCTTCCTCGCGGAGCTGGTCGAACGTGTCGCGCAGATAGCGGAAGAATTGCTCGCCCTCGGTGAAGCCGTTGAGCGCGACCATCTTCATGTCGTTGGCGTCGAGCGAATAGGGCACGATCAGCTGCGCCCGGCCGTGCGTCCGGTCGTAATAGGGCAGGTCGTCGGCATAGCTGTCCGCATCATAGACGAACCCGCCCTCCTCGGCGACGAGGCGGGCGGTGTCGGGCGAGGTGCGGCCCTGGTACCAGCCGAGCGGGCGGCTGCCGGTGACGCGCCGGTGCGTCTCGATCGCGCGGGCGATATGCGCGCGCTCCAGCGCCTCCCCGGCATATTGATAGTCGATCCAGCGATAGCCGTGGCTGGCGATTTCCCAGCCGGCGGCGAGCATCGCCTCGACCGCGGCCGGGTTCATCTCCATCGCCAGCGCGACGCCGAAGACGGTGACGGGCACCTGCCGTTCGGTGAACAGCCGGTGCAGCCGCCAGAAGCCGGCGCGGCTGCCATATTCGTAGAGGCTCTCCATCGCCATCGCACGCGCGGGATGGCTGGCGGCACCGACCATGTCGGAGAGGAAGGCCTCGGAGCCCTTGTCGCCGTTGAGGACGCTGTTTTCGGCGCCTTCCTCATAGTTGATGACGAACTGCACCGCGACGCGGGCGCGGTTCGGCCAGCGCGGGTCGGGCGGGGTGGCGCCGTAGCCGACGAGATCGCGGGTCATCGTGACCACCCCTCTCCCCTCCGGGGAGAGGATGGGAGAGGGGCAGATCGTGCGTAGCGCGATCTGCGGGATGCCGTCAGGCAGCCCGGTGCCGGGTATGACGACGCTGTACGCTCCGCGCGACTGCCCCTCTCCCCGGCCCTCTCCCCGGAGGGGAGAGGGAGAAGAACTTTAGCCACCCTCATCCCCACGCCTCCAGCGCCGCATCGACGCCGGCGCCGGCCGGCGCCTTATATCCCTCCGCGCGCAGCACCGCTTCCAGTGCGCCGAGCGTGATCAGCACCTTGTGCTTCATCGCGTTGTAGCCCATCGCGCCGATCCGCCAGACCTTGCCCGCCAGCGGCCCGAAGGCGGTGCCGATCTCGATCTCGAAATCCTCGCGCATCCTCAGGCGCACGCGCTCGCCATCGACGCCTTCGGGGATGTAGATGCCGGTGACGTTGGCCATGCGATGGCGATCGTCGCCGAACACGGTCAGCCCCAGCGCGCGGGCGCCGGCGGTGACGGCGCGGCCGGCGGCGGCGTGGCGGGCGTAGCGCGCCTCCAGCCCCTCGCCGAGCGCGACGCGCGCGCATTCGCGGGCGCCGTAGAGCATCGTCGTCGCCTCGGTATGGTGGTTGAGGCGCTTCTCGCTCCAATAATCCATCACCATCGCGAGGTCGAAATAGTTGGAGGCGATGCGCGGGCCGGGGCCCGCCACCAGATCGTCGCGGGCGATGCCGCGCTCGACATGGCGGCGCTCGAAGATATGCGCGGCGGCGCGGTCGGAGACGGTGATCGGCGCCGAGCCGGAGGGGCCGCCGAGGCATTTCTGCAGCCCGCCGGTGACGACGTCGACGCCCCAGCGGTCAACCGCCAGCGCCATGCCGCCGATCGTCGCGGTGGCGTCGACATAGGAAAAGGCACCCGCCGCTGCCGCCAGCGCGCCGATGCCGTCGAGCGGTTGCGCCATCGTCGTCGAGGTGTCGCCATGCACCGAGGCGACGAGGCGCGGGCCGGTGCGGGCGATCGCGGCCTCCACCGCTTCCAGCGGCACGACCTCGCCCCACGGCACCGAGAGCATCTCCACCGTCGCGCCGATCCGCTCGCCGATCTCGCGCAGAAGCAGCCCGAAACGGCCGAAATCGATCACCAGCATCGTCTCGCCGGGCGCGACGAGGCTGACCAGAGCCGCCTCGATGCCGGCGCGCGCGGTGCCGTCGACCAGGAAGGTCCAGCGATTCTCCGTGCCGAAGAGCGGCCGGTAGAGCGCCATCACCTGCTCCATATAGCCGGTCATCTCCGGATCGAACTGGCCGAGCAGGTCTGCGGACATCGCGCGCAGCACGCGCGGATGCGCGTTGACCGGGCCGGGGCCCATCAGCAGCCGCTGGGGCGGATCGATCTCACCGAACAGGAAGGGGTCGAGGTCAGGCAAAGCGCTCTCCAAGCCGATCGATGAAGCCGAGCATAACCGCCAATACGATCTCGGCATCGGCAGGATCGACCCGCTCGGCGGGGTTGTGGCTGATGCCGCCCGCACAGCGCAGGAACAGCATCACCGTCGGGCATAGCGATGCCATGATCATCGCGTCATGCCCAGCGCCGCTGACGAGCCGGCGGACGGGCTGACCCGCCGCTTCGGTCGCTTCGTCGAGCAGGTCCATCAGCATCGGGTCGGACGGTGCTGCCGGCAGGTCGTGGATCAGGGTGCTGGTCAGTTCGACGCCGCGGCGGTCCGCGATCGCGCGGATGTCGCCGAGGATCGCCGCCGCGGCGGCGTCGCGCCGGTCGGCCTCGCCCGCGCGAACGTCGATGGTGAAGGCGACCCGGCCGGGGATGACGTTGGGGGCGCCCGGCGCGACCTCCAGCTTGCCCACGGTCGCGACCAGATCCGACGCCGCCGCACGCGCAACGCGCTCGACCGCAAGGACCATCTCCGCCGCCGCCGCCAGCGCGTCGCGGCGCAGCGGCATCGACGCGGTGCCGGCATGGCCCGCCAGACCCTCGACGACGACCTGATAGCGGTGCTGCGCGGCGATGCCGGTGACGGTGCCGACCGCGCGGCCTTCCGCTTCCAGCACCGGCCCCTGCTCGATATGCGCCTCCAGATAGGCGATCGTCGAACCCGCCGGCCGCGCCGCACCGCGCATGCCGCCATGGCCGCGCAGCGAGAACAGGCCGAGCGCCGCGCCCAGCGTCACGCCGTCGGCATCGGCCATGTCGAACGGCATCCGTTCGAGCGTGCCGGCCACCGCGCGGCTGGTGAGCATCGCCGCGGGGAAGCGCGATCCTTCCTCGTCGCCGAAGGCGATCACCTCGATCGCGAAGGGCAGGCGGCGGCCCGCGGCAGCGAGCGCCGCCACCGCCTCGATGCCGAGCATCACCCCCAGCGGCCCGTCATAGGCGCCGCCATCGCGCACGCTGTCGACATGGCTGCCGATCAGCAGCGCCGGCGCCGCGGGATCGATGCCGTCATAGCGACCGATGAGGTTCGCCGCGGCGTCGATATGGACGGTCATCCCCGCTTCGCGCATCCACACCGCGATCGTCTCCAGCGCGGCAGCGTGCGCCGGCGTCAGATAGGCGCGGAACAGCATGTCGGCGGCGCTGCTGTAGGGCGGGCGCGCCAGCAGGTCGCAGCGCGCGACCGCGCGCGAACCACCGGCTGCGCCCTGGCTCACCACGCGGCGACCGCCCCGTCGCTGCGCGGATCGGTCGCGCCCTCGAACTGGCCGTCCGGGTGGCGGACGATCGCGCCGGCATGGCCCATCGTCGCGGTGAAGGCGGGCAGCAGCTCGACCGCGTGGCCGGCGGCGCGCAGCGCCGCGTACAGCGCCGGATCGAAGCGGTCCTCGAGCTTGAGGCTGGTCGAGTCCTCGCCCCAGGTGCGGCCGAGCAGCCAGCGCGGGCGGGTGATCGCCTCCTGCAGGTTGATGCCGTAGCGGGCATAGCGGCTGAACAGCGCCGCCTGCGTCTGCGGCTGGCCCTCGCCGCCCATCGTGCCATAGGCCATCACCCGCCCGTCGTCGAAGCGGGCGAGCGCCGGATTGAGCGTGTGGAAGGGCTTGCGGCGCGGCTTCAGCGCGTTCCAGCCGGCCTCGGCGAGGCGGAAGCTGGCGCCGCGATTCTGCCAGGTGATGCCGCTGCCGGGAAGCACCAGCCCCGATCCGAACTCGAAATAGGTGCTCTGGATCGCGCTGACGACGCGGCCCTCGGCGTCGGCGGCACCGAACCAGCAGGTGTCGCCCAACTGGCCTGGCTGCGGCCAGGGCAGCGCGCGGGCGGGATCGATCCGGCCCGCCATCGCATCCAGCGCGGCGCGATCGTCGAGCAGCGCCTGCGGGTCGATCGTCATATAGGCGGGGTCGCCGACATGGGTGTCGCGGACGAGGAAGGCCTGCTTGGTCGCCTCGACGAGGCCGTGGACGTGCGCGAAGCCGTCCGCGTCGCCGGCTTCCAGACGGTCGAACAGCGCGAGGATCAGCAGCGAGGCGAGGCCCTGCGTGGGCGGCGTCATGTTGTAGAGCGTGGCGCCGGCGATCTGCGCGGAGAGCGGCACGGGCAGTTCGACGCGGTGCATGGCGAGGTCGGCCGCGGTCACCGGGCTGCCCAGCGCTGCGAGATCGGCGGCGATGTCCGCGGCGAGCGGGCCTTCGTAGAAGCTGCCGAGCCCCTCGTCGGCCAGCCGCCGCAAGGTGGCCGCGAGCAGGGGCTGGCGCAGCAGTTCGCCTTCGACGAGCGGGCGGCCCTCGGGTTCGAAGATGCGCGCCCAGAGGCCGGGCTGGCGGCGCAACTCCGGCCCCTTGGCGGCCGCAATGTCGGCACCCCCGCGCGTAACCGCGACGCCGGCCTCGGCATGGTGGATGGCGTCGCGCAGCAGCCGCTCCAGCGGCAGCATCGCGCGTGTCGCGACGAGCGCGGCCTCCCAGCCGGAGATGGTGCCGGCGACGGTGTTGGCGGCGAGCGGCCCGCGCCACGGCACCGCGGACAGGCCTTCGTAGAGCGCCAGGTCGGCGGCGGAAGCGGCACCGCCGCAGCCGGAGATCGCCTCCACCCGGCCGTCGGGCTCGGCGATCAGCCAGAAACCGTCGCCGCCGATGCTGGTCATGTGCGGATAGACGACGGCGAGCGTCGCGGCGATGGCGACGGTCGCCTCGGCCGCATTGCCGCCGTCCTGCAGGATGGCGAGCCCCGCCTGGGCTGCGAGATGATGGGGTGCGGTCACCATGCCGCGCTGCGATCGTACGGAGTGCAGCATCAGGCGGCCGCCAGCCAGACGAAGCGTGTCACGAACAGCGCGGACAGGATCAACAGGAACCAGTCGCCGCGGCCGATCTTCCCGCGCAGCAGCTTGAGCAGCGCATGCGCGGTGATGCCGAACGCGAGTCCGTTGGCGATGGAAAAGGTGAGGGGGATCAAAGCCACCGTGAGGAAGGCGGGGATCGCCGCCTCGGGATCGTCCCACGCCACCTCGATCAGCGGCGCCATCATCAACGCGCCGACGAGGATCAGCGCCGGCGCGGTCGCGGCGAGCGGGACCAGCTGCGCATAGGGCGCGAAGAAGATCGCGAGCAGGAACAGCACGCCGGTGACGATCGCCGTCAGGCCGGTGCGCCCGCCCGCCTGCACCCCCGCGGCGCTTTCGACATAGGAGGTGACGGTGCTGGTGCCGGCGGTGGCGCCGATCATCGTCGCGATCGAATCGGTCACGAGGATGCGGTTGAGCCGCGGGATGCGGCCATCGGGCCCGATCAGCCCGGCGCGCTTGGTGACCGCCACGAGCGTGCCGAGATTGTCGAACAGGTCGACGAACAGGAACACGAACAGGATCTCGACGATG
The window above is part of the Sphingomonas sanxanigenens DSM 19645 = NX02 genome. Proteins encoded here:
- a CDS encoding FAD/NAD(P)-binding protein, which translates into the protein MSLADLEARLAHDLAQLNWGEPDWLAPMSHPDGHVYDVIIVGGGQSGLGAAFGLMRERIGNILILDENPAGYEGPWDTYARMRTLRTPKHLSTIEQGLPALSFRAWYEAQHGRDGWDALDKIPRGDWMGYLRWYRRVLALPVRNDARVGLIEPHGGLHLVRLADGETLRARKVVLATGIQGGGQWHTPAMIAALPRDLYAHSSEPIDFGWLAGGRIAVLGGGASAFDNATAALEAGVGHVHVFMRRKDMPRINPIRFMERAGMTRRFPALDDGAKYAVMASFFDRNQPPTTDMFERAATFAGFHLHLGSPWTAVEQTADGAVAVTTPNGRFTYDFLILSTGLVTDPALRPELALVESRIARWGDRHVADDGVRNPLIEAHPYLGPGFQFLPREPGDAAALHGLFAFNYSALVSMGLSAAALSGLDHALPRLVSAIADQLFLDDRDEILAAYFAYAEPEFLAEWRPRGAREAAR
- the uraD gene encoding 2-oxo-4-hydroxy-4-carboxy-5-ureidoimidazoline decarboxylase, with amino-acid sequence MTQDGTAFVDRYGGLFEHSPWVVERAAARLPFADLHAGLMSVVQEATRGEQLALIRAHPELAGKAAIDGSLTESSAAEQASAGLDRLTREEYDRFHALNAAYRARFGFPFIICVRRTNKAGILTAMQRRLDNDREAEIATAIAEIGEIVRLRLETPA
- the hpxZ gene encoding oxalurate catabolism protein HpxZ → MTLNDPAIVAEVTAAFMAYERALMEDDIPAMDALFHHSPTTVRYGVGEVLYGIEEIRAFRKGRGGSPQRRLGRLAIATYGSDLATANVEFFREGSDRRGRQSQTWVRFPDGWKVVSAHVSLEGSTS
- the puuE gene encoding allantoinase PuuE, coding for MTRDLVGYGATPPDPRWPNRARVAVQFVINYEEGAENSVLNGDKGSEAFLSDMVGAASHPARAMAMESLYEYGSRAGFWRLHRLFTERQVPVTVFGVALAMEMNPAAVEAMLAAGWEIASHGYRWIDYQYAGEALERAHIARAIETHRRVTGSRPLGWYQGRTSPDTARLVAEEGGFVYDADSYADDLPYYDRTHGRAQLIVPYSLDANDMKMVALNGFTEGEQFFRYLRDTFDQLREEGGRMMSIGLHGRIAGRPARARAVARFLDHVLASGDAWIARRIDIARHWLETHPA
- a CDS encoding pyridoxal-phosphate-dependent aminotransferase family protein — translated: MPDLDPFLFGEIDPPQRLLMGPGPVNAHPRVLRAMSADLLGQFDPEMTGYMEQVMALYRPLFGTENRWTFLVDGTARAGIEAALVSLVAPGETMLVIDFGRFGLLLREIGERIGATVEMLSVPWGEVVPLEAVEAAIARTGPRLVASVHGDTSTTMAQPLDGIGALAAAAGAFSYVDATATIGGMALAVDRWGVDVVTGGLQKCLGGPSGSAPITVSDRAAAHIFERRHVERGIARDDLVAGPGPRIASNYFDLAMVMDYWSEKRLNHHTEATTMLYGARECARVALGEGLEARYARHAAAGRAVTAGARALGLTVFGDDRHRMANVTGIYIPEGVDGERVRLRMREDFEIEIGTAFGPLAGKVWRIGAMGYNAMKHKVLITLGALEAVLRAEGYKAPAGAGVDAALEAWG
- a CDS encoding allantoate amidohydrolase gives rise to the protein MSQGAAGGSRAVARCDLLARPPYSSAADMLFRAYLTPAHAAALETIAVWMREAGMTVHIDAAANLIGRYDGIDPAAPALLIGSHVDSVRDGGAYDGPLGVMLGIEAVAALAAAGRRLPFAIEVIAFGDEEGSRFPAAMLTSRAVAGTLERMPFDMADADGVTLGAALGLFSLRGHGGMRGAARPAGSTIAYLEAHIEQGPVLEAEGRAVGTVTGIAAQHRYQVVVEGLAGHAGTASMPLRRDALAAAAEMVLAVERVARAAASDLVATVGKLEVAPGAPNVIPGRVAFTIDVRAGEADRRDAAAAAILGDIRAIADRRGVELTSTLIHDLPAAPSDPMLMDLLDEATEAAGQPVRRLVSGAGHDAMIMASLCPTVMLFLRCAGGISHNPAERVDPADAEIVLAVMLGFIDRLGERFA
- a CDS encoding gamma-glutamyltransferase family protein, with translation MLHSVRSQRGMVTAPHHLAAQAGLAILQDGGNAAEATVAIAATLAVVYPHMTSIGGDGFWLIAEPDGRVEAISGCGGAASAADLALYEGLSAVPWRGPLAANTVAGTISGWEAALVATRAMLPLERLLRDAIHHAEAGVAVTRGGADIAAAKGPELRRQPGLWARIFEPEGRPLVEGELLRQPLLAATLRRLADEGLGSFYEGPLAADIAADLAALGSPVTAADLAMHRVELPVPLSAQIAGATLYNMTPPTQGLASLLILALFDRLEAGDADGFAHVHGLVEATKQAFLVRDTHVGDPAYMTIDPQALLDDRAALDAMAGRIDPARALPWPQPGQLGDTCWFGAADAEGRVVSAIQSTYFEFGSGLVLPGSGITWQNRGASFRLAEAGWNALKPRRKPFHTLNPALARFDDGRVMAYGTMGGEGQPQTQAALFSRYARYGINLQEAITRPRWLLGRTWGEDSTSLKLEDRFDPALYAALRAAGHAVELLPAFTATMGHAGAIVRHPDGQFEGATDPRSDGAVAAW